A region from the Ichthyobacterium seriolicida genome encodes:
- a CDS encoding lipoprotein signal peptidase has translation MKGKYCSIIIISSVLILDQLSKIWIKTNMMLGEEIRITDWFIIHFVENPGMAFGLEFGGDIGKVALTVFRIIFVTFIFFYLRKAIINNRSKILISTMSFVLAGALGNIMDSIFYGVLFDDSIGKVASFLPEVGGYAPVLFGKVVDMLYFPLYKGFLPDWIPFFGGDYFVFFQPIFNIADTSISIGIGLFILFQNKFKGAI, from the coding sequence ATGAAAGGAAAATATTGTTCTATAATAATTATTTCATCTGTATTGATTTTAGATCAACTATCTAAGATTTGGATAAAGACTAATATGATGTTAGGCGAAGAGATACGTATAACAGATTGGTTTATAATACACTTTGTAGAAAACCCAGGCATGGCTTTTGGCTTAGAGTTTGGTGGAGACATTGGCAAGGTTGCTCTAACTGTTTTTAGGATAATATTTGTAACCTTTATATTTTTTTATTTGAGAAAAGCTATAATAAATAATCGAAGTAAAATTTTGATATCTACTATGTCTTTTGTTTTGGCTGGTGCTTTGGGCAATATAATGGATTCGATTTTTTATGGAGTTTTATTTGATGATAGTATTGGCAAGGTAGCTTCCTTTTTACCAGAGGTTGGAGGGTATGCCCCCGTATTATTTGGCAAAGTAGTAGATATGTTATACTTTCCTTTGTACAAAGGTTTTCTACCAGATTGGATTCCATTTTTTGGAGGAGATTATTTCGTGTTTTTTCAACCCATATTCAATATAGCAGACACATCTATTTCTATAGGAATAGGTTTGTTTATTTTATTTCAGAATAAATTCAAAGGGGCTATTTAA
- a CDS encoding TraR/DksA family transcriptional regulator, whose amino-acid sequence MSLSKNNRYSDKELEEFYQIIVDKREKALKDIAVIESILSNKEGNGTEDTSPCFKSFDETSKTMSKESNMQLVIRQKRFVRDLDNAIIRIKNKTYGICRETGDLIKKERLKIVPHTTLSIDAKKNKE is encoded by the coding sequence ATGAGTCTAAGTAAAAACAATAGATACTCTGACAAAGAGTTAGAAGAATTTTATCAAATAATAGTAGATAAAAGGGAAAAGGCACTGAAAGATATAGCAGTTATAGAATCTATTTTGTCTAATAAGGAAGGTAATGGGACAGAAGATACTTCTCCCTGTTTTAAATCTTTTGATGAGACTTCTAAAACTATGTCTAAAGAATCTAATATGCAGTTAGTTATTAGGCAAAAACGCTTTGTAAGAGATCTGGATAATGCCATTATTAGAATAAAAAATAAAACTTATGGAATATGCAGAGAAACAGGTGATTTAATCAAGAAAGAGAGATTAAAAATAGTTCCACATACTACTTTGAGTATAGATGCAAAAAAGAATAAGGAATAA